Part of the Chlamydiota bacterium genome, CTACACCCTCATGCTGTAGAACGCATGATGGAAAGAGGGGCGAGTGAGCAGGATGTTCAGGAAGCTGTGTTGACGGGGGAACGTTTCCCTGCAAAATTTGGGCGTGTAGGCTTCCGCAAAAATTTTGTGTTTGATGCATCTTAGAAAGGGCGACATTACTTTACAAAACAGGTTGAAATTTTTACAGTTGAAGAAAAATCAAGATGGTTGGTGTTAACCGTGATTACAAGATATTTTTAATGGGAGATTCCTGTGAAACTCACTTATGATCCTCGATATAACATTGCCTATCTTCGTTTGCACGAGAAGACGGATTCAGTCCAGACCCTTCATATTAGTGATGAGCTCAATGTGGATATTTCCTCGGATGGGACCATCTATGGGATTGAGCTTTTGAATGCAAATAAGCAATTGTGTGGAGAGGATGCAGGGAAGCTGGTTTTTATAAATGAAGCCTTAGGAAAAAGTAAGGAAATTTCGTTTAAGTAGAAATTACTGATAATCATAAAAGTTAGTCTCGATTTGCTCGAATCCACTCACCTCGGCTGTGACCTCGGTGCTGTTGCCCGTCCAGCGGGTATTGCTGAGAAGAATATTTAATCATCTCATAAGCAACATTTCATTTTTATTCTCCAGAAAGTATGATGTATTTGTACTATCAGGAGATGAAGTATGAATGGTTCTGTGCCGATGTATACTGATATGACAAGCGGTTTGTTCTTAGGTTTATGAAGCCCAGTTAAGTTGCAGTTTTTTGTGATGAAATGCACAATCTCGTAAATATAAGTTAATAAGGTTTTGGTAGGGAATGCCTAGCTCGGTAGCCAGCGCCTTGAAATAGGATATGGTTCCTTTGTCCAACCGAATGGTAATAGGGCGCTTCAATCTAGAAACGTAGGGGTTTTTCTCGGCTTTCATCTTTGAAAAATCATAATGTTCTCTCATAGAATTATCTCCAATTCAAAGCGTAAATAATCCATACGTACATTGTACATATTTTTATATATTGTGTCTATAGATACTATCTTGGGTTCCCCTTAAAACTTAAATCTATAAACGTTTTATGAAGAAAAGGACTTATCGCTCAGAAGCCATTCTTTGAGAGGAACTCCCTTGATCGGCCCCAAATGGAAGTGATCGTTTTTGGTTAGGACCAAGAGGTTTTTCCGTTTTGAAAAAGTTTTTTCAAACCACAGAAATTCGTGAGGGGAAACTCTATTTTGGTATTTGACTTCAATGAGAGAAGGGACAAAATCGATTTCTTTTTTCCCACTCCAGTAGCCCACATCTTTTGAAATTCTTTGAAGTTCTTGGCAAACGATGCCCTCAGCGATTTGACCTTCAAGTTCAGGCCGGATGGGGTCTCTTGGTTCAAACCCATTCAAAGTGCCTCCCCTTTGAAAAAGATGGAAAAGCAGAGGATCGATGGGGTAGTATTTTCGATTTTTCCGATGGGACAGGATTTGTTTGATGGGATCTTGCCACATCACTTCATAAATGGCAAAGCAATCCTTGAGTAATTCCAAATACTGTCGGGCTGTTTCAGAAGAAGAACATCTGATTTTCCTCTTTTTAGAAATTCCCCTTTAAGCCAGCTCCAGTAAATTTCGCCTACAAAATCAGGCAAGACTCTTAAACGAAGGTATTCTGTAATAGCCCAGGGAAAGCCTCCAATGAAAAAATATTCTTCAAGACTGATTAAACCGGCTAAGTCACGATAGGGAAGAGGCAAAATTTCAAAATTGGTTTGACGATGTTTTCCTTGCCTTCCTGGAAAGAATTCCCCGCCTTCTCTCAGAGAGGTCGTTGATGAACCTGTGTAGAGAACCAAAACTCCAGAGAATTTTCCTTGGTCTGTAAGGAGTTTAATGGCTCGATGCCATTGTGGAATGCTTGTAATTTCATCAATAAGAAGAGCTGCTCTCAGATGGGTTTGAGGAAGTTTTTCTAGGTAATCGAGAAGCTCTGACCTTAATTCTTGCCACGACTCAATTTCATCTCCTTCAATCAAAGCCACTTGTTCTGGCGGTAATTCTTTCAAACATTTTATTGCCAGCAGTCTTAGGAATGTACTTTTTCCAATATAATTTTTATCGTATGTTCGCGATGGCTTCTTTAACCTCTACATCATCGGGTTTAATTCTGAGGGCTTCTAAAAATTCTTTTTTTGCATCTCGGGAAAGATTTAAGCGAACGAGAATCAAACCCAGATTATAATGGGCCTGGAAGGAATCCGGTTTTAAACGCAGGACCTCTAAGTATTGTAGCGATGCCTCTTTCAAATCTTCTAGATTCATGAATGCTAAAGCTAAATTAAAATGGGCCTCTAAATAATCAGGTTTTATTCTCAAGGCCTCTTGGAGTTGAGACACCGCTGATTCGAGCCGGTTCATTTGAATCAAAAGGGCTCCTAAATTATTGTGAAGGCTGGCAGAGTCAGGGCTTAATTCCAAGGCACGGGTATAATGCATTAGAGCCTCATCAAATCGATGTAAATCGGCAAGCGCCGCCGCAAAATTGTCATGGGCCTCCATAAAATCAGGTTTAATCTTCAGCGCCTTCTCATACATTTGAATGGCTTCACTCATTCTCCCTTGCCGATAAGAGGCAAAGCCCAAATTATTATAAGCCTTTGCGAAGCCTGGATTCAGTTGAAGGGTTTTTTGATAGACTTCAATCGCTTCTTTTAATTGACCTTCTTCAGAAAGGGCGACCCCCCAGTTAAAATACAGCAAATCGCTTTGAGGATTAATATGAACGGCTCGTTCAAAAAGGCTTCGACTGCTTTCCCAGTATTTTATTTGCCCCCAAGTGACAAGAGGCATAACCCCTAGAATCAATACATATAGGATGGAAACCACTATTTTGCGAATAAATTTTCCAGATAATTTTGACAGAAGATCTCGAGCCCCCCAGGAGAGAATCATAAAAAGTCCAATTAAAGGAAGATAGGTATAGCGATCGGCATATCCTTGCATTCCGACTTGAACCAGTCCAATCACTGGAATTAAAGTGATCAGAAACCAAAACCAGCCGGTGAGAAGATAAGGATAATTCCGGCGTTTTTGAATGGCTCCATACGAAATAATGACTAATACGATAAATGCTCCCAGCGCTTCCCATAAAGGAAGAGAATTTCCAGGATGGGGATAAAAATAGGCCAGGTCAACCGGCCAAAACATTTTTTTGATGTAAATCATATATGAAACCAAAGTGTTTTTAATGCGAGCCATCAGTGAAAATTTTTCTAAGGAGCGCACAGCACCACCCGATCGCTGAACAAGAAAGGTCATCCAGCATGAGCCCACGGATAAAATAAAAAAGGGAATTTTTTCCCACAGACATTTCCATCGATATTTTGAAAAACGGTTTAAAGGGAAATCGTCGAGAAGAAGGAGCACAAAAGGCCAGCTGACCAGGGTTGGTTTTGAAAGAAGACCTAAAATAAATATAACGATTGTTCCTAAATATTTTCGGAGTGAGGGGGAGCGGGTATAAATCGAATAAAACAGCAAAGTTCCGATCCCAAAAAAAGCGCTGAGAACATCCTTTCTTTCAGCAACCCAGGCAACCGATTCGACATGAAGGGGATGAAGAGCGAAAAGAAAGGCCGTAAAAAAACTGGCAGATTGAATTCCAGTCATTAAAAATAAAGTTGTAAACAGAAGAAGAGAATTAAAGATGTGAAAAAACAAATTGGTGAGATGATGGCCCGAAGGATTGAGCCCATACATTTGGGCGTCGATTATATGGCTTATCCATGTCAAAGGATGCCAATTAGCCATTTCTCTGGTCTTAAAAGCCCAGCGAATATTTTCGAGCGTCAGACCTTTCTGAACATGGGCATTTTTAGTCACATATCCATTATCATCGAAGGGTAAAAAAGGATGATGACTCACTTGAATATAGATAGCCGTAGTCAGGAGAGCGATTAAAAGACCTAATAAGATGTTCAGTCGAGTAGGATGCATAAGATTTGCGGATTCCCTGTCTCCGGTCGCCTGTCTGCGGTTACTGGGGCCCATTTTCATAACGGCTTTAAAGCTACCACATTTATCGCTCAGCGCTTATAGTTTTTTCTAATGGTCAGGGCCACCTTATTATAAATTTTGAGCCAAGATTTGATGAAGAAGTTGTTCATTCCAACCTGCTTTGTAGTCGCCCGATTCATCGGGCAGTCCATGCACATGGATGGCCCCATGAATGGGGCGACTACAAATTCTTGCTATGGCACTTGCATTGAGTGGAATCAGATACATAGCCTATTCATTTATAATGAGGTTGCCCTGATGCGGGGTCAAACCGCGATTGACACTCTTTTGCGACTCTGGTACGATCGCCGTTCAATGATGGATTACAAAGAAACACTCAATCTTCCTAAAACAAGTTTTCCCATGAAGGCTGATTTGCCGAAGCGGGAACCTCTCTTTTTTGAACAATGGGAAAAAGATCATCTTTATCAAAAAATACAAGAAAACAGGAAAAATAGTCCTGCTTTTATTCTCCACGATGGCCCCCCTTATGCGAATGGTGACATTCACATCGGTCATGCACTGAATAAAATTTTAAAAGACATCATCATTAGATATAAAACCATGCAAGGATTTAGAACCCCTTATGTTCCGGGCTGGGACTGTCATGGCCTTCCAGTTGAACTTCAGCTTTTTAAGGAGTTAGGGAAGACGAAACATACGGTTGACCGTCTTGACTTTCGAGCCAAAGCCCGTCAATATGCCTTAAAATATATCGATATTCAGAAGTCTCAATTTAAGCGACTTGGGATTCTAGGGGAATGGGAAAACCCTTATCTCACCATGAACTTTTCTTATCAGGCAAGCATCATGGAGTGTTTTTGGGATCTTTATCAAAAGGGGTACATTTATAAAGGTCTCAAACCTATTTATTGGTGCGCCAGCTGTGAGACCGCATTGGCAGAGGCCGAAGTAGAATATGAAAATAAAACCTCGCCTTCGATTTATGTAAAATTTGCATTGACTCAAACATCAGCCCAAGCCCTTGATCTTCTGCTCAATACATCGGTTTTAATTTGGACCACAACCCCATGGACACTTCCTGGAAACGTAGCGGTTGCTGTCCATCCTGAGGCAGAATATGTTGCATTTGAGATAGGAGAAGAGACTCTGATTGCAGCTCAAGAACTCATACCTAAACTCCAAAATTTAATGAACTGGGCTTCGATCAAAATCCTAAAAACTTTTAAAGGGAAAGATCTTGAGAAACTTGAATGTCAGCATCCTTTTATTGATCGAAAATCTCTTTTGATTTTAGGCTCTCATGTAACGTTAGACCAAGGAACAGGCTGCGTCCATACGGCCCCCGGACATGGCCAGGAAGATTATGAAATCGGTCTTGTTTACCATCTTCCTATTCTTTCCCCTGTCAATGCCCAAGGCCAGTTTACAAATGAGGTTGAACTTTTTAAGGGACAATCGGTTTTTTCCGCCAATCGAGCCA contains:
- a CDS encoding DUF2283 domain-containing protein; the encoded protein is MKLTYDPRYNIAYLRLHEKTDSVQTLHISDELNVDISSDGTIYGIELLNANKQLCGEDAGKLVFINEALGKSKEISFK
- a CDS encoding antitoxin; amino-acid sequence: MREHYDFSKMKAEKNPYVSRLKRPITIRLDKGTISYFKALATELGIPYQNLINLYLRDCAFHHKKLQLNWAS
- a CDS encoding ATP-binding protein: MNGFEPRDPIRPELEGQIAEGIVCQELQRISKDVGYWSGKKEIDFVPSLIEVKYQNRVSPHEFLWFEKTFSKRKNLLVLTKNDHFHLGPIKGVPLKEWLLSDKSFSS
- a CDS encoding ATP-binding protein, which produces MGKSTFLRLLAIKCLKELPPEQVALIEGDEIESWQELRSELLDYLEKLPQTHLRAALLIDEITSIPQWHRAIKLLTDQGKFSGVLVLYTGSSTTSLREGGEFFPGRQGKHRQTNFEILPLPYRDLAGLISLEEYFFIGGFPWAITEYLRLRVLPDFVGEIYWSWLKGEFLKRGKSDVLLLKQPDSIWNYSRIALPFMK
- a CDS encoding tetratricopeptide repeat protein, with amino-acid sequence MHPTRLNILLGLLIALLTTAIYIQVSHHPFLPFDDNGYVTKNAHVQKGLTLENIRWAFKTREMANWHPLTWISHIIDAQMYGLNPSGHHLTNLFFHIFNSLLLFTTLFLMTGIQSASFFTAFLFALHPLHVESVAWVAERKDVLSAFFGIGTLLFYSIYTRSPSLRKYLGTIVIFILGLLSKPTLVSWPFVLLLLDDFPLNRFSKYRWKCLWEKIPFFILSVGSCWMTFLVQRSGGAVRSLEKFSLMARIKNTLVSYMIYIKKMFWPVDLAYFYPHPGNSLPLWEALGAFIVLVIISYGAIQKRRNYPYLLTGWFWFLITLIPVIGLVQVGMQGYADRYTYLPLIGLFMILSWGARDLLSKLSGKFIRKIVVSILYVLILGVMPLVTWGQIKYWESSRSLFERAVHINPQSDLLYFNWGVALSEEGQLKEAIEVYQKTLQLNPGFAKAYNNLGFASYRQGRMSEAIQMYEKALKIKPDFMEAHDNFAAALADLHRFDEALMHYTRALELSPDSASLHNNLGALLIQMNRLESAVSQLQEALRIKPDYLEAHFNLALAFMNLEDLKEASLQYLEVLRLKPDSFQAHYNLGLILVRLNLSRDAKKEFLEALRIKPDDVEVKEAIANIR